A single window of Nicotiana sylvestris chromosome 3, ASM39365v2, whole genome shotgun sequence DNA harbors:
- the LOC104222891 gene encoding probable serine/threonine-protein kinase At1g01540 → MSRRLLPHNGWEIEMGNGTPEKQVIFSSQTSGPLSRVMDLEPSYQFTLSEIEAATDDFADENVVVCGDYAIVYYGILFGNTRVTIKRLISSRAKAKDFTREVEALLGLKHRNLVKLLGYCFDGYYRITVDEYIDNGNAKGLAYLHEDTEPAIIHQHLKSSSILLDKQWNPKISDFCITKLLGSDEWNYPITPPTGMSGYLAPEYLSTGVLDDKCDVYSFGILIMEIVSGKTSIEENKKKGGLKWGYNQVQEYLIDWIKSKVESQQYDQIVDPKLPEMPCMKELKRILRIALRCVDPDVSNRPKMGEVIHMLEPRDLLLGDGHVIKKQTSCRSSAQLLSNS, encoded by the exons ATGAGTAGAAGGCTATTGCCACATAACGGATGGGAGATTGAAATGGGCAATGGAACCCCAGAAAAACAAGTGATATTCTCTAGTCAAACCAGTGGACCACTTAGTCGTGTGATGGATTTAGA GCCTAGTTACCAGTTTACACTATCAGAGATTGAAGCAGCAACAGATGACTTTGCTGATGAAAATGTAGTTGTTTGTGGAGATTATGCTATTGTTTATTATGGTATCTTGTTTGGCAATACTAGAGTTACAATAAAGCGGTTGATCAGTAGCAG GGCTAAAGCAAAGGACTTTACGAGGGAGGTAGAAGCTTTATTGGGTCTCAAACATAGAAACTTGGTGAAATTGCTTGGTTATTGTTTTGACGGATATTACAG GATAACCGTGGACGAGTACATAGACAATGGCAATGCAAAAGG CTTGGCTTACCTTCACGAGGATACTGAACCAGCAATAATTCATCAACACCTAAAGTCAAGTAGCATATTGCTTGATAAGCAATGGAATCCAAAGATATCTGATTTTTGTATCACCAAACTCTTAGGTTCTGATGAATGGAATTACCCAATAACACCGCCTACTGGAATGTCAGG CTATCTTGCACCAGAATACTTATCCACTGGAGTTTTAGATGATAAGTGTGATGTTTACAGCTTTGGCATACTTATCATGGAGATTGTATCTGGAAAGACTTCCATTGA agaaaacaagaaaaagggTGGTCTAAAATGGGGTTATAATCAAGTGCAGGAGTATCTAATTGACTGGATAAAGTCAAAGGTGGAAAGCCAACAATATGATCAAATAGTTGATCCAAAGCTACCAGAAATGCCTTGTATGAAAGAACTGAAAAGAATTCTGCGCATTGCTCTTAGATGTGTTGATCCAGATGTTAGCAACAGGCCTAAAATGGGAGAAGTGATTCACATGCTGGAGCCACGCGATTTACTACTAGGCGAT GGACATGTTATCAAGAAACAGACATCGTGTCGAAGTTCTGCGCAGCTGCTGTCAAATAGTTAG